A genomic region of Raphanus sativus cultivar WK10039 chromosome 6, ASM80110v3, whole genome shotgun sequence contains the following coding sequences:
- the LOC108825414 gene encoding uncharacterized protein LOC108825414 produces the protein MANNQAYVYVHNVKPHKDAWRVHVKLLHSWTSNTNFGGETLECVLADERGGKIHASCKRNLMFRLKRNLPIGEWRFIEHFKVAASGGKYRPTPLPYKINFTSDTLISRSVFEDDNPCLSLVNYEDFGTDALDVNVLIDILGEVIDLGVVQTVQVHQQDRKRLNFRLRNTNGRDVACCLWGKFAEQFESIIEDGSVQTLICLIRFAKIGSYNGELQITSAFDASIVTLNPTIKEAMEFKEKLMQNDLPLTIVDKKSENKVTKIQKTDWEDVQIRSIAEILDAMEVQSCKIICSIESVDTDWGWFYFGCVAHNKRATKIRNNQIGNLTQNDKPLWRCEKCHSHAEKIEPKYKLHLNVRDDSGECKLMMLDTVASTIVGCDAVELWDGSFDEIEDPELIPMPLGALVGKSFCFGVSISSGNLDKGSNTYFVSQVWTGDNLLKLESHSEPVSALETNSSTLSTGEVQKLKANSESSSEGFTTPTVKRKEEDAELKDITSTSKKLCTKTVKLEKNKVD, from the exons atggcAAACAATCAAGCTTATGTCTACGTCCACAATGTCAAACCACACAAAGATGCTTGGAGAGTGCAcgtgaagctactccattcatgGACATCGAATACAAATTTTGGAGGGGAAACTCTAGAATGTGTTCTTGCTGATGAAAGA GGTGGCAAAATTCACGCAAGTTGCAAAAGAAATCTGATGTTCCGCCTCAAACGAAATCTCCCGATTGGTGAATGGAGATTCATAGAACACTTCAAGGTTGCTGCTTCTGGTGGAAAATATCGACCAACCCCGCTACCATACAAAATCAACTTCACAAGTGACACACTGATCTCTCGGTCAGTGTTTGAGGACGACAATCCATGTCTTTCTCTGGTGAATTATGAAGATTTCGGTACGGATGCTTTAGATGTAAATGTCTTAATCG ATATCCTTGGCGAAGTCATCGATCTTGGAGTAGTACAAACCGTGCAAGTACATCAACAAGACAGGAAAAGACTTAATTTCCGCTTGCGTAACACAAA TGGTCGTGATGTTGCATGTTGCTTGTGGGGGAAATTTGCTGAACAATTTGAGTCCATTATCGAAGATGGATCTGTTCAAACACTAATCTGTTTGATTAGGTTTGCTAAAATCGGCTCCTACAACG GTGAGTTACAAATCACAAGTGCATTTGATGCTTCAATTGTAACTCTCAACCCAACCATCAAAGAAGCCATGGAGTTTAAAGAAAA ACTTATGCAAAATGATCTTCCTCTTACTATTGTTGACAAAAAGAGTGAGAATAAGGTGACTAAGATCCAAAAAACGGATTGGGAAGATGTTCAAATCAGATCCATCGCTGAGATATTGGATGCAATGGAG GTTCAGAGTTGcaaaatcatatgttcaatTGAATCTGTTGACACAGATTGGGGTTGGTTCTACTTTGGATGTGTTGCACACAACAAACGTGCAACTAAGATTCGTAACAATCAAATTGGAAACTTGACTCAAAACGACAAACCATTATGGCGTTGCGAAAAATGTCACTCACATGCTGAAAAGATTGAACCAAA GTACAAATTGCATTTGAATGTGAGAGATGACAGTGGAGAGTGCAAATTGATGATGCTTGACACTGTTGCCAGTACCATTGTTGGTTGTGATGCTGTTGAGCTTTGGGATGGTTCATTTGATGAG ATAGAAGATCCTGAACTAATCCCCATGCCCCTCGGAGCATTAGTTGGGAAGTCTTTTTGTTTTGGAGTATCTATAAGCTCGGGAAATTTAGATAAAGGATCGAACACCTACTTTGTTTCTCAAGTTTGGACTGGTGATAATCTTCTTAAACTCGAGTCTCATTCTGAACCTGTTTCTGCCTTAGAGACAAATTCGTCCACTCTTTCTACTGGGGAG GTTCAGAAACTCAAGGCAAACTCTGAGAGCTCATCTGAAGGATTTACAACACCAACTGTTAAGCGCAAGGAAGAAGATGCTGAGCTGAAGGACATTACCTCAACCTCAAAGAAGCTATGCACTAAGACAGTGAAGTTGGAGAAGAATAAGGTTGATTAG
- the LOC108812593 gene encoding probable LRR receptor-like serine/threonine-protein kinase At4g37250: protein MTTPAAVFFALIVLLFDRSLALNTDGVLLLSLRYSIIDDPLSVLRSWRFQDETPCSWRGVTCDESSRHVTVLSLPSSKLSGTLPSNLGSLPWLQRLDLSDNSINGSFPVSLLNATELRFLDLSRNHISGELPASLGGAFSKLNVLNLSENALVGELPVTLGWHRSLTAISLKNNYLSGEIPGGFKSAEYLDLSSNLIRGSLPLHFGGNRLRYFNASFNRLSGEIPAGFADEIPENATVDLSFNQLTGQIPGFRVLDNQELNSFSGNPGLCGSDPAKHPCRDREATSPPPSLTPNSPPALAAIPNTLELTDHPTSSKSGSKSKLARRPVIIVGIVVGDLAGLAILGIVIFYIYQSRKRKTVTATSKWSTSATDSNVLSKWYCLRKTVRVDGDCEEEDEESETSGSESDEENPVGQNRRSGLDDQDKKGTLVNLDSEKELEIETLLRASAYILGATGSSIMYKAVLQDGTAVAVRRIAESGLDRFRDFETQVRALAKLVHPNLVRIRGFYWGSDEKLVIYDFVSNGSLANARYRKVGSSSCHLPWEARLKIAKGIARGLTYIHDKKHVHGNLKPSNILLGLDMEPKVADFGLEKLLIGDMSYRTGGSAPIFGSKRSTSSHDFGPSPSPSPSSVGLPYNAPESLRSIKPNPKWDVYSFGVILLELLTGKIVVVDEVGQVNGLVIDDGERAMRMADAAIRAELAGKEEAVLACLKMGLACASPIPQSRPNIKEALQVLEKFPFSF from the exons ATGACGACACCCGCCGCCGTTTTCTTCGCGCTCATCGTTCTGCTCTTCGACCGATCTCTCGCTCTCAACACAGACGGAgttcttctcctctctctccgtTACTCGATCATCGACGACCCTCTCTCCGTTCTACGCAGCTGGAGATTCCAAGACGAGACTCCCTGCTCTTGGCGCGGCGTCACGTGCGACGAGTCATCCCGGCACGTGACCGTTCTTTCCCTTCCGAGCTCGAAGCTTTCCGGCACGCTCCCTTCCAACTTGGGCTCTCTCCCTTGGCTCCAAAGACTCGATCTTTCCGACAATTCCATCAACGGCTCCTTCCCCGTCTCGCTTCTCAACGCGACGGAGCTCcggtttcttgatctctcgcgCAACCACATCTCCGGCGAGCTGCCGGCGAGTCTCGGCGGCGCGTTCTCGAAACTCAACGTCTTGAATCTCTCCGAGAACGCTCTCGTCGGAGAATTGCCGGTGACTCTAGGCTGGCACCGGAGCTTAACGGCGATCTCGCTCAAGAACAACTATCTCTCCGGCGAGATTCCGGGAGGTTTCAAGTCGGCGGAGTATCTCGATCTCTCGTCGAATCTGATCAGAGGCTCGCTGCCGCTGCATTTCGGAGGGAACCGTCTGCGCTACTTCAACGCCTCGTTCAACAGACTCTCCGGCGAGATTCCGGCGGGTTTCGCCGACGAGATACCCGAAAACGCCACCGTGGATCTCTCTTTCAACCAACTCACGGGTCAAATCCCGGGTTTCCGGGTCCTGGATAACCAAGAACTCAACTCTTTCTCGGGTAACCCGGGTCTCTGCGGATCCGACCCAGCGAAACATCCGTGCCGTGACCGTGAAGCAACCTCTCCACCTCCATCTCTGACACCAAACTCTCCTCCAGCGTTAGCCGCTATACCAAACACCCTAGAGCTAACCGATCACCCAACCAGTTCGAAATCCGGTTCGAAATCGAAATTAGCCCGTAGACCGGTGATTATCGTAGGCATTGTTGTCGGTGACCTCGCCGGTTTAGCCATCCTCGGGATTGTGATTTTCTACATTTACCAGTCTAGGAAACGGAAGACCGTAACGGCAACGTCGAAATGGTCCACGTCAGCAACAGATTCCAATGTCTTGTCTAAATGGTACTGTCTACGGAAAACCGTTAGAGTTGACGGTGACtgcgaagaagaagacgaggagTCCGAGACATCGGGATCCGAATCCGATGAGGAGAATCCGGTCGGGCAAAATAGACGCTCCGGTTTGGATGATCAAGACAAGAAAGGTACGTTAGTGAACCTCGACTCAGAGAAAGAGCTTGAGATCGAGACGCTTCTCAGAGCTTCAGCTTATATTCTGGGAGCCACCGGTTCGAGCATAATGTATAAAGCGGTTCTTCAAGACGGTACGGCTGTAGCAGTTCGACGTATCGCTGAGTCCGGTTTAGACCGGTTTAGAGATTTCGAGACTCAGGTTCGAGCCTTGGCTAAGCTTGTGCATCCTAACCTGGTTCGAATTCGAGGTTTCTATTGGGGATCCGACGAGAAGCTTGTTATTTACGATTTTGTCTCTAACGGCAGCCTCGCTAACGCCCGTTACA GGAAAGTGGGGTCCTCGTCTTGTCATTTACCTTGGGAAGCTCGGCTCAAGATAGCGAAAGGTATAGCTCGCGGGCTAACGTACATACACGACAAGAAGCACGTGCATGGCAACCTCAAACCAAGTAATATCCTTTTGGGTTTAGACATGGAGCCGAAAGTTGCAGATTTTGGGCTTGAAAAGCTTTTAATCGGAGACATGAGTTACCGAACCGGTGGATCGGCTCCAATATTCGGAAGCAAAAGATCAACGTCATCTCATGATTTTGGGCCGAGTCCGAGCCCGAGCCCAAGTTCAGTTGGATTACCTTACAATGCTCCGGAATCTCTCAGGAGCATAAAACCAAATCCGAAGTGGGACGTGTATTCTTTTGGAGTGATTCTGCTGGAGTTGCTAACGGGGAAGATCGTGGTGGTTGATGAGGTTGGACAGGTTAATGGGCTTGTGATCGATGACGGTGAGCGGGCAATGAGAATGGCAGATGCGGCTATACGAGCTGAGTTAGCGGGGAAAGAAGAAGCTGTGTTGGCATGTTTGAAAATGGGCCTAGCTTGTGCTTCTCCAATACCACAGAGTAGGCCTAATATAAAAGAGGCTTTACAAGTTCTAGAGAAATTCCCTTTTTCATTTTAG
- the LOC108812594 gene encoding microtubule-associated protein RP/EB family member 1C produces MATKIGMMDSAYFVGRSEILAWINSTLQLNLSKVEEACSGAVHCQLMDSVHPGAVPMHKVNFDAKSEYEMIQNYKVLQDVFNKLKITKHIEVSKLVKGRPLDNLEFMQWMKKYCDSVNGSQLHNYHALERREACKGGKEATKRAAATQQSAKSSSVGPRPSSSNGTRKHEAPSSGNQHSSKAPSSKQSKPVTAAYDEKITELKLYIDSLEKERDFYFSKLRDVEILCQNPDTDNLPLVGSIKRILYAADGEDVGGGGAEATETQTLRPIAESSSEERRSSGLESQKRKLIVNHDVDAAAVTTLSPRQRLSDSTDVKCSGSSPLLTC; encoded by the exons ATGGCGACGAAGATCGGGATGATGGATTCAGCTTATTTCGTAGGGAGATCGGAGATTCTAGCGTGGATTAACTCCACTCTGCAACTAAATCTCTCCAAAGTGGAAGAG GCTTGTTCAGGAGCAGTTCACTGTCAGCTAATGGACTCGGTACACCCTGGAGCTGTGCCGATGCACAAGGTTAATTTCGATGCCAAGAGTGAGTACGAGATGATTCAGAACTACAAGGTTCTTCAGGACGTGTTTAACAAACTCAAGATCACTAAG CACATAGAAGTGAGCAAGCTCGTTAAGGGTAGACCATTGGATAACTTGGAGTTCATGCAATGGATGAAGAAGTACTGTGATTCTGTCAATGGTTCCCAGCTTCACAA TTACCACGCACTGGAGAGAAGAGAAGCCTGTAAAGGAGGAAAAGAAGCAACCAAGAGAGCTGCAGCTACACAACAATCAGCCAAGAGTTCTTCAGTTGGACCTAGACCTTCATCTTCAAATGGAACCCGTAAACATGAAGCACCATCCTCTGGGAATCAGCACTCTTCAAAAGCACCTTCTTCTAAACAATCTAAACCAGTGACTGCTGCTTATGATGAAAAG ATCACAGAACTGAAACTGTACATAGACAGTTTGGAAAAAGAGAGAGACTTCTACTTCTCTAAACTGCGTGATGTAGAGATTCTCTGTCAGAACCCTGACACAGATAACTTACCT CTTGTTGGTTCCATTAAAAGGATACTCTACGCAGCAGATGGAGAAGAtgttggaggaggaggagcagaaGCTACAGAGACACAGACCTTAAGGCCTATTGCTGAATCATCTTCAGAAGAGAGAAGGAGCAGTGGATTAGAGTCGCAGAAGAGGAAACTCATAGTGAACCACGACGTGGATGCTGCAGCGGTTACAACTCTCTCTCCAAGGCAACGCCTCTCTGATTCTACTGATGTCAAATGCAGTGGATCATCTCCTCTTTTAACTTGCtga
- the LOC108807110 gene encoding uncharacterized protein LOC108807110, which produces MNLKPMQEMDNKKRQEEDGSKVVVVETTEQRASAGKGPEQRKIEVVHKSHPKTSGGVLVGAAAAVEPTLESAKQVISKK; this is translated from the exons ATGAACCTAAAGCCCATGCAG gaAATGGACAACAAGAAAAGACAAGAGGAGGATGGATCAAAAGTAGTGGTGGTTGAGACAACGGAGCAACGTGCTTCAGCGGGTAAAGGCCCAGAGCAGAGGAAAATAGAGGTGGTTCACAAGTCTCACCCCAAAACTAGTGGTGGTGTTCTGGTCGGAGCTGCCGCCGCAGTCGAACCCACCCTTGAATCTGCCAAACAAGTCATCTCTAAAAAGTAA
- the LOC108807109 gene encoding cyclin-D3-2 gives MALEKEQEESQTGQNAQFCALDELYCEEECGGFVGNDDFLEKSDESVVKFEFLPLKDMFLWDDDELQSLISKENETNHYPNQTLDECLVSCRKEALDWFFRVKSRYGFASSTALLAVNYFDRFITSIKFQADKPWMSQLVAVACLSLAAKVEEIHVPLLIHLQVEEARYVFEAKTIQRMELLVLSTLKWRMHPVTPISFFDHIIRRLGSECHQQLDLFRDCERLLISVVADTKFMSYVPSVLATAIMIYAIKDLKPCEQVEYQSQLMTLLKVNQEKVNECYELLLEHNPSKKRMMDWLHQESPSGVFDLDDSSNGSWNVSADSVSPEPLLKRRRVNEQQMRLPSLNRVFLNVLSSPR, from the exons ATGGCTCTggagaaagaacaagaagaatcaCAAACCGGTCAAAACGCACAGTTTTGTGCGCTTGATGAGCTCTATTGCGAGGAAGAGTGTGGTGGGTTCGTGGGGAACGATGATTTTCTCGAGAAATCTGATGAAAGCGTCGTAAAGTTTGAGTTTTTACCACTAAAGGATATGTTTTTATGGGACGACGATGAGTTGCAGAGTCTAATCTCAAAGGAAAACGAAACTAATCACTACCCTAACCAAACCTTAGACGAGTGTCTGGTTTCTTGTAGAAAAGAGGCTTTGGACTGGTTTTTTAGGGTTAAATCTCGTTACGGGTTCGCTTCGTCGACGGCTCTGCTTGCTGTGAACTACTTCGATAGGTTTATCACCAGCATTAAGTTTCAGGCGGATAAGCCGTGGATGTCTCAGCTCGTAGCTGTGGCTTGTTTGTCTTTAGCTGCTAAAGTTGAAGAGATTCATGTCCCATTGCTAATCCATCTCcaa GTGGAGGAAGCAAGGTATGTCTTTGAAGCTAAAACCATACAAAGAATGGAGCTTTTGGTTTTGTCTACACTCAAGTGGAGGATGCACCCTGTGACTCCAATCTCATTCTTTGATCACATTATCCGGAGATTAGGATCTGAATGTCACCAGCAGTTGGACTTGTTTAGGGACTGTGAGCGTCTTTTGATCTCCGTTGTTGCTG ATACGAAGTTTATGAGTTACGTCCCTTCTGTGTTAGCAACTGCGATAATGATTTATGCCATCAAGGACTTGAAACCATGTGAGCAAGTTGAATACCAATCTCAGCTCATGACTCTACTCAAAGTTAATCAG GAGAAAGTCAATGAATGCTATGAACTATTGTTGGAGCACAATCCAAGCAAGAAGAGGATGATGGATTGGCTCCATCAGGAGAGTCCAAGCGGTGTATTTGACCTTGATGACAGCTCAAATGGATCCTGGAATGTCTCTGCTGATTCAGTATCTCCAGAGCCTCTGCTCAAGAGGAGAAGAGTGAATGAGCAGCAAATGAGGTTGCCTTCACTAAACCGTGTGTTTCTCAATGTGCTTAGTAGTCCTCGCTAG